TACCATGGCTTAACCGATGGATCACCGGAGTACGCACACCCGCCGCTAAAGTGCCGCCTTTCGTGCCGTAATCACCCCATGTCCTCTCAGACCACCTCCCGCCGTGCCTTCCTGACCAGCAGCCTTGGCACCCTCGCCGCCACCGCCCTTGGCCAGGAAAAGACCGCCGCTGAGCCCATCATTGATATCCACCAGCACACGAACTACCGCTTCCGCGAGGACGCCCACCTCCTGGCCCACCAGCGCGCCATGGGCATCACCACCACCATCCTGCTGCCTGCAGGCACCCCCACCACCCGCCCCTCCACGCACGACGGCAAATCCAACGGCCTCGCCGCCGATGCCTTCGGCAACGAAAGCTGCATGAAAGTGGCCCAGGCCCACCCCGGAGCCTACCTCTGGGGGGCCAACGAAGTCACCGACCTCGATACCGCCCCCGCCGAGATCGAGAAATGGCTCAAGCTCGGTGCCTGCATCATCGCCGAGCAAAAATTCGACGTGGAGTGCGATTCCGCCCACAGCCAGAAGCTCTATACCCTCGCCGCCGCCTACAACGTCCCCATCCTCCTCCATTTCCAAAATCAGCGCTACAACCGCGGCTACGAGCGCTTCCACACCATGCTGGCCAAGTATCCGAAGACCGTCTTCATCGGCCACGCCCAGACCTTTTGGGGCAACATTGATAAAAACCACCAGCCCACCGATCTCTACCCCAAAGGCAAAATCACCCCCGGCGGCCTCACCGACCGCTTCCTGGCCGACTACCCCAACTTCTTCGCCGACATGTCCGCCGGCTCCGGCCTCAATGCCCTCACCCGCGATGAAGAGCACACCACCGGCTTCTTTGACCGCCACCAGGATAAAATCCTCTACGGAAGCGACTGCAACGACCACCTCGGCCGCGGCCCCGGCTGCCAGGGCGCCCAGACCATCGCCATGATCCGCAAGCTCTCTCCCACGAAGGCCGTCGAGCGCAAAATTCTCTTCGACAACTCCCAGAAGCTCTTCCGCCTGGGCTGAAGTCGCCACATCTCCCTTCATCAAATCCTGTTAATCCTTTCCGTCGTGGCGGGCCTGTTAATCCTGTAAAAAAAGCCCGCTTCTGCCCCATTCGTCATCCGCCCGCCAGCCAGTTGACCGCCGCCCCTCCCGCCTTTACGTTGCGCGTCCCCCATGCTCACCAAGCGCATCATTCCCTGTCTCGACGTCAAAGAAGGCCGTGTGGTCAAAGGCACCCAGTTCCTGCAGCTCCGCGATGCCGGGGACCCCGTGGAATGCGCCAAAATCTACAACGCCCAGGGCGCTGACGAGCTCGTCTTTCTGGACATCACCGCCAGCCATGAGGAGCGCAAGACCATGGTGGACGTCGTCGCCCGCACGGCGGAGTCCTGCTTCATGCCCCTCACCGTCGGTGGCGGCATCCGCACCGTCGCCGATATGCGGGAAATGCTCCTCGCCGGCGCGGATAAAGTCGGCATCAACACCGCCGCCGTCAAAACCCCCGACGTCATAGATGCCGCTGCCGAGGCCTTCGGCTGCCAGTGCCTCGTCGTCGCCATTGATGCCAAGCGCAACGAGCACGGCTCCTGGACCGTCTATACCCACGGCGGCCGTTACCCCACCGAGCTAGATGCCGTGGAATGGGCAGCTGAAGTCTGCCGCCGGGGCGCGGGGGAGATCCTGCTCACCAGCATGGATTCCGACGGCACCAAAGCCGGCTACGACATCGCCCTCACCCGCGCCGTCAGCGAGGCCGTCACCATCCCCGTCATCGCCAGCGGCGGCGCCGGCAACATCCAGCACATGGCCGATGTCCTCAGCGCTGGCAAAGCCGATGCCGTCCTCGCCGCCAGCATCTTTCACTTCGGTGAATACACCGTCCGCGACGTCAAGACCTTCCTCGACAGCCAGGGCGTCCCCGTACGTCTGGTGTAGAACCGTTGCGCCGCCATGGAGCGCACGCGTCCCCGCGTGCTGTTTCCTGCGTCCCGCGGGAAACCGTTCTGCGACGTGCTATTGAGCATCCCCTGCGCCCCAGCCCAAGGAACTCCTACAAGCTGAGGCCAGGATGGCCTCACACCTTGGACTCCCCCCTCACTGCCCCGAGGCCATCCGCACAAACTTCGCCAGGTCCTCCTTCTGCTTCTTCAGGTCCGGCAGGTTCAGGTACATCATGTGCCCGGCCGTGTAGTCATCCTCCGTGATGTTTTTCATCAGCTCCGGGTGGATGTTCAGATGCGAAAAGGTATAACGGGAAGCGTAGTACGGAGTCGCCATGTCATAATAGCCGTTGGAAACATGCACCTTCAGATAAGGGTTGGCCGTCATGCTCTCCGCCAAAATTTCGGACACATTGGCAAACTCGTTCTCCGCATTCCAGTTCCACTTCCCCACGCTCGTCAGGATGTTATAAGGCCGGTCCTCCTCAAATTTCAGATCGTTGCGCACATAGTGGTTAAAGGTGGAGGTAAACGCGCTGAAGACCGCGTCCGCGCTCGGATCCCGCTCCGCGTGGTTGTTCAGCGCATCGCGCATGTAGCTCGTATAGCGGCTGTCGAACCGGCCCACTACCAGCCGTTTTTCACGCAGCAGCTCCGCATTGAACCGGCTCAAGGACACCCGCAGATCGGACGCCTCCACAAAGCTCTCGCTCAGGCCCGTCAGCCGCGCCATCTGCTTCACCACCTTCGCCCGCTGCTCCGGGTCCAGCGCCGCGCCCATCAGCAGCGCCTGGTTATACTCCCCGCTGGTAAAGGCCTCCGCCTCCTTCAGCACCTCCGCCAGTGGCCTGCCCTGCAGCGCCTTCCCCAGCTTTTGGTGATACCACGCCGTCGCTGTGAAGCTGGGCAGGTATAAAACATACGGCAGGTCATTCCCCTCCGCTCCCCAGATGGTCTGGAAGTTCAGCACCGTGGACACCAGCATGATGCCGTTCAGGTTCATCTTATGCGTCCGCAGCAGCTCCCCGCTCAGGGCCGCCGCGCGAGTCGTCCCATAGCTTTCGCCAATCAAAAATTTCGGCGACAGCCACCGTGATTCCTTGGTGATGTAGAGGCGGATAAATTCGCCAATGCTCGCCGCATCCTCCTTCACGCCGAAGAAATTCTTCGCGTCCTCCGGCTTGGCCGCCCGGCTGTAGCCCGTGCTCACCGGGTCAATGAAAACCAGGTCCGTCTCATCCAGCAGCGAGTATTCATTTTCCACCAGTTCATACGGTGGCGGCACCGCAAAGCCATCGTCCCGCAGCTTCACCCGCTTCGGCCCCAGCAGCCCCAGGTGCATCCAGACTGAGGACGACCCCGGTCCGCCGTTGAAAGAAAACGTCAGCGGCCGTTTCGCCATCTCCGTCACCCCCTTCTTCGCATACGCCACATAAAAAATGTCCGCCGTCACCTTCCCCTCCCCGTCCTTCAGGCTCAGCATCCCCGCCGTCGCCGTGTAGTCCACCTTCTGGCCGTCAATCATGAGGCTGTGCTCCGTCACCTTTTTGACCTCCGCCGCCTCCGGCTTGCTCCCCTTCTCGTCCTTGCCGCCTTTGGCCTCCGGGGCCTTCTTGTCGTCTTTGGCATCAGCCTCCGCCTTGGCATCCTTCGCCTCCGCCTTCTTCTCCCCCACCACCTTTTCAGGCTCAGGAGCCTGCGCCAGCGCAGCCGCAGAAGTCAGCATCAGCAGAGAAACGATCCGTGCAAAGTGGGTCAGAGAAAGCATAAGACCACCATAAACGGAAATCCCCCCGCGCATCTTCAGATTCCATCATTTCCCAAAAAAAGAACTGGCAAACCTTCCACAAGAGGCTTAACTCCTCGTCCACCCAATCGCGCGGTTAGCTCAGTGGTAGAGCATTGCCTTCACACGGCAAGGGTCGCAGGTTCGAACCCTGCACCGCGCACCATTCTACACGTTTAGAATCATCTGTTTTTGGAGTTTGAAGCTTGGTTCCACCAACCGGTAAAAGGCGTCTGGCTAAACCAGTGTGGAGTTCAGGGTAGCTGAATGTGAACCACCGATGCCACAGAGAGCACAGATGTTCAGAAACGGGTTTCCTTCCTTTCTTCGTCCCTATCTGTGTCCATCCGTGTCATCTGTGGTTGATCTGGGTTCTCAGCGCGCCCAATGCCAGGCATCAGACGAGACCGCTATTTCCCATCAAAGCGCCGATACGATGCAATAAAACGGCGCCCCAGTCCTCGCACTTCTATGAAACCCTCTTCGGCGCGTCGCCGAATCCGTTTGTCCCTGGCAGTCCTCTTTGCCAGCAGCCTGTTTGGGCTCACCAGTTGCGCCACCCGTCCGGTGACGGTCGCGGAGGCGGCAGACGCTGGGGCGGATGAGGTGTCACGCACGCAGGCGGTGCAGTTGCAGATCTTTCTGGATGGGGAGAACTTTGGTCCCGGCGTGGTGGATGGGCATCTGGGGGAGTTCACCCGCAAGGCGCTGGCCCTTTACCAGGAGTCGCAGGGATTGCCGCCG
The Prosthecobacter sp. SYSU 5D2 DNA segment above includes these coding regions:
- a CDS encoding amidohydrolase family protein codes for the protein MSSQTTSRRAFLTSSLGTLAATALGQEKTAAEPIIDIHQHTNYRFREDAHLLAHQRAMGITTTILLPAGTPTTRPSTHDGKSNGLAADAFGNESCMKVAQAHPGAYLWGANEVTDLDTAPAEIEKWLKLGACIIAEQKFDVECDSAHSQKLYTLAAAYNVPILLHFQNQRYNRGYERFHTMLAKYPKTVFIGHAQTFWGNIDKNHQPTDLYPKGKITPGGLTDRFLADYPNFFADMSAGSGLNALTRDEEHTTGFFDRHQDKILYGSDCNDHLGRGPGCQGAQTIAMIRKLSPTKAVERKILFDNSQKLFRLG
- the hisF gene encoding imidazole glycerol phosphate synthase subunit HisF, whose product is MLTKRIIPCLDVKEGRVVKGTQFLQLRDAGDPVECAKIYNAQGADELVFLDITASHEERKTMVDVVARTAESCFMPLTVGGGIRTVADMREMLLAGADKVGINTAAVKTPDVIDAAAEAFGCQCLVVAIDAKRNEHGSWTVYTHGGRYPTELDAVEWAAEVCRRGAGEILLTSMDSDGTKAGYDIALTRAVSEAVTIPVIASGGAGNIQHMADVLSAGKADAVLAASIFHFGEYTVRDVKTFLDSQGVPVRLV
- a CDS encoding peptidase S10: MLSLTHFARIVSLLMLTSAAALAQAPEPEKVVGEKKAEAKDAKAEADAKDDKKAPEAKGGKDEKGSKPEAAEVKKVTEHSLMIDGQKVDYTATAGMLSLKDGEGKVTADIFYVAYAKKGVTEMAKRPLTFSFNGGPGSSSVWMHLGLLGPKRVKLRDDGFAVPPPYELVENEYSLLDETDLVFIDPVSTGYSRAAKPEDAKNFFGVKEDAASIGEFIRLYITKESRWLSPKFLIGESYGTTRAAALSGELLRTHKMNLNGIMLVSTVLNFQTIWGAEGNDLPYVLYLPSFTATAWYHQKLGKALQGRPLAEVLKEAEAFTSGEYNQALLMGAALDPEQRAKVVKQMARLTGLSESFVEASDLRVSLSRFNAELLREKRLVVGRFDSRYTSYMRDALNNHAERDPSADAVFSAFTSTFNHYVRNDLKFEEDRPYNILTSVGKWNWNAENEFANVSEILAESMTANPYLKVHVSNGYYDMATPYYASRYTFSHLNIHPELMKNITEDDYTAGHMMYLNLPDLKKQKEDLAKFVRMASGQ